A genomic stretch from Corynebacterium kutscheri includes:
- a CDS encoding ABC-F family ATP-binding cassette domain-containing protein, producing the protein MIVTNDFEVRVGARTLLYAPGQHLRVQPGDRIGLVGRNGAGKTTTMRILAGETQPYGGSVTRSGAIGYLPQDSREGNIDQLARDRVLSARGLDQLMSSMQRQQEIMELSETPAKRDQAIKKYSRLEERYQALGGYEAASECAQICDNLGLPERVLDQPLKTLSGGQRRRVELAQILFAASAGSGKSQTTLLLDEPTNHLDADSITWLRSFLKKHEGGLILISHDVELLDAVCNKVWFLDAVRAEADVYNMGFEKYKEARATDEARRRRERANAEKKAAALRDQAARLGAKASKAAAAKQMLHRAERMMNSLDEVRVADRVAAISFPEPAPCGKTPLQAQGLTKMYGSLEVFAGVDLAIDKGSRVVVLGFNGAGKTTLLKLLAGVERTDGEGGIVSGHGLKIGYFAQEHDTIDPNKSVWQNTIEACPEAGEQDLRGLLGAFMFQGEQLEQPAGTLSGGEKTRLALAALVSSRANVLLLDEPTNNLDPISREQVLDALRTYKGAVVLVTHDPGAVRALEPERVIVLPDGDEDLWNDEYMEIVELA; encoded by the coding sequence GTGATTGTAACCAATGACTTTGAGGTACGCGTTGGCGCCCGCACGTTATTATATGCCCCTGGCCAGCATCTTCGGGTGCAGCCGGGTGACCGGATTGGGCTGGTAGGGCGAAATGGTGCGGGTAAAACAACTACCATGCGTATTCTTGCTGGCGAGACACAGCCGTATGGTGGTTCGGTGACTCGTTCGGGTGCTATTGGTTATTTACCGCAGGATTCTCGGGAAGGAAATATCGATCAGTTAGCGCGTGACCGGGTGTTATCGGCGCGTGGGTTGGATCAGCTTATGTCTTCGATGCAGCGTCAGCAGGAAATCATGGAGCTTAGCGAGACTCCTGCTAAGCGCGATCAGGCAATTAAGAAGTATTCTCGGTTGGAGGAACGTTATCAGGCGTTGGGTGGTTATGAAGCGGCTTCTGAATGTGCCCAGATTTGCGATAATCTTGGTTTGCCGGAACGTGTTTTGGATCAGCCATTAAAAACTTTGTCTGGTGGTCAGCGTCGGCGTGTTGAGCTTGCCCAGATCCTTTTTGCCGCCTCAGCAGGTAGTGGGAAGTCACAGACTACTTTGCTTCTCGACGAACCTACCAACCACCTTGACGCGGATTCAATTACTTGGTTGCGTAGCTTTTTAAAGAAACATGAGGGTGGGTTAATCCTTATTTCACACGATGTTGAGCTTCTCGACGCCGTCTGCAATAAAGTGTGGTTTTTAGATGCAGTACGTGCCGAGGCCGATGTGTACAACATGGGTTTCGAAAAATACAAAGAAGCCCGCGCTACCGATGAAGCTCGCAGACGACGTGAGCGTGCCAATGCAGAGAAAAAGGCTGCCGCTTTACGGGATCAAGCAGCTCGTTTGGGTGCTAAAGCGTCTAAAGCTGCTGCAGCAAAACAAATGCTCCACCGTGCAGAACGCATGATGAACAGCCTAGATGAGGTACGTGTTGCCGATCGGGTTGCTGCGATTAGTTTCCCCGAGCCTGCTCCTTGTGGAAAGACACCACTGCAGGCTCAAGGACTTACTAAAATGTATGGTTCTTTAGAAGTTTTCGCTGGGGTCGATTTAGCCATCGATAAAGGCTCACGTGTCGTGGTACTAGGTTTTAATGGTGCCGGCAAAACCACCCTGCTTAAACTGCTAGCTGGGGTAGAACGTACCGATGGCGAAGGTGGCATTGTTAGTGGACATGGGTTAAAAATTGGCTATTTTGCTCAGGAACACGACACCATTGATCCTAATAAATCAGTCTGGCAAAACACTATCGAAGCTTGTCCGGAAGCAGGCGAGCAGGATCTGCGCGGTTTACTAGGTGCCTTTATGTTCCAAGGCGAGCAGCTAGAACAACCAGCCGGGACTTTATCTGGTGGTGAAAAAACCCGTTTAGCACTCGCTGCCCTGGTTAGCTCACGGGCAAATGTTTTGCTTCTAGACGAACCCACCAACAACCTCGATCCCATTTCGCGTGAGCAAGTCTTGGATGCTTTACGCACATATAAAGGGGCAGTAGTACTCGTTACACACGACCCTGGAGCTGTACGTGCCCTAGAACCAGAGCGGGTTATTGTTTTGCCTGATGGTGACGAAGATTTATGGAACGACGAGTATATGGAGATCGTCGAGTTGGCTTAG